GGTTTTTCTTACTTGGTTGAAACCAGCTCGTGAGCATCTGTGAGTTTAGGGCATCCCACACCTGCTCAGCGAGTTACTGGAATCCCAACAGAATGTGCAGCTACCAAGcagaagaatgtttattttttaaaaaaatcatttacaacTGGATTCTTTGAAAGCTTTATTTTGTGAGACTTTAAACCATGAAGTGTCTGAAACCTATTTCTCTAATTCATCACATTAAATTGGGGGCATGTCTTTACTTTCAGGCTTTTGAGGGGAGGTATGCTACATTTTCACCATTTGTATGAATGCAGCCATGGAAAACTTCACATCAGCTCAGCCCTCGGTTTAGTTTTCTTCAAAGGAGAGATTAGTTACAGCTTGAGTTCTCAGCCTGCCCCACTCGGAGGCCCCAGCAGGGCCTCTGGATCACGGGGCCATGAACTATGGAGTGAGTCttctagaaagagaaataatacaaGACACAAAGACTTGCTGTTCTAAATGAAAGAATCAGAATGGATAAATTAGACACATGCAGAGTGACCTCTGTATTAAGATAAGATATTAGCACGTTTTAGGTACTTTggtatttctgtcattttaaagtGCTGATTGCTAGGTGCTGTCAGTTACACAGGAAGCCAAACGCAGGAGGGCCCAAAACAGCTACAGTGAACCACGGGTGTATTTGGAAGTCAGAAGGAactacttttgaaaataaatatacaatcattttctgtttaagacagagtctcacctgtcatccaggctggaatgaagtggtgcgatcatagctcattgtagccccaacctcctgggttcaagtgatcctcccatctcagcctcccgagtagctagaatcacacgtgtgtgccaccacacctgggtaattttttgatattttgtagagatggggtctccttatgttgcccaggctggtctcaaactcctgggctcaagcgatcctcctgcctcagcctcccaagatgctgggattacaggtgtgagccaccacacccagccaagtctAGAATTCTTAATCCAGCAGTCTTCCTGGTCATCTCCTTATTCTGTCTCCGGTTTGTGGGAAGTGGCAGGTGGAAATTTAATACCAGGACAATAATTATGTAAAGATTTGAGCAGTTTGGTCAGATGACCCAGCCGTGTCCAAAACTTTTGCTGGCCCCAAGATGGCATCACTCGAGACGGTTAGTCCTAGCTCTGCCTCAGCCCAGTCTGTCACCCTTCGCTGGTTCTGGAATGCAGTTTGCATTTGGCCATAACTGTACTAACGCTGTCAGATACACCCCAGTTTACTCTAGATGCATCTGTGTCAggaataaatctttatttttatggcGCTGTTCCTAAGACTGCTCCGTAGCCAAGTGGGCCAACATGACTTCCAAAATCTAACTGCCTCATAACTGTCCCCACCACTGTCACCATGGACTCAAGCACTCAGCAGGCCCTGGGCAGATGGCAGCGAGGCAGCGTCAAGGCTGGTCATGCCCTCAGTCAGGTGCCCTGGAAAGACTAGCTTCCCCGGTACGATTTGGGTTTGCTCTTCTCACTTGTTGCCTTGCACTTTGTTACACTTCTAGCGTTGGAGAATGCATGGGGATTAGGCCCACAAGAAGCCAGGAAGAGGTCGGCCGTGCCAGGGGTGGGTCTAGCTGGACTCTAGCTGCCTCGTGGCAGGCTGGCTGCACCGCAGGTGTGGGGACAGCAGAGCAGGAGACGGGAGGTCACGGTCGCACTGCTGCCGCCTGTCACACAAGGGCGTGCACGTCTGAGTGCCGGATGGAGATGGCTGCTTACTGCTTCTCCCCGCAAGGCCCGCCCCCACCAGGGTGGAGGCCCAGCTGCCCTGGGCCCTGGCGTGCCGGGCTCGACACTGCTTCAGAGCGTTTATGCCCGAGTCTAACAAAACCAGGAGGGCCTGAAGTGGTGTACCTTGGGATGGTCCTCCTCTTGCTTTAGGGACTGTTTCTTGCCTCCAGAGGGCCCCCAGCCCCGCTGCCCCCACCAGGAGGAGGGTGACAGTCAGGACAGGGCAGCTGGTGTCCTGGGCACCGGCATCTGCAGACCACATTTGCTTTCTCAAAAAGGCCTGCAGAAGAACTGTAGACTTTCCCTTCATATTTTATAGACGTGAAGGGAGTAACACGTTTCCCAAGTACACACTCAATCCGTTAACATGCCTGACCTTGAAGCCAGGCCGGGGGACATGGCATGGCCCTCCTAGCTACCACTCCCCTACCCACAGGTCCCTCTCTTGTGACCTGCGCGCCGACCCCCCTACAGCCATCTCCGAGCCTTCTGTCCCCCAGCCCTCCCTGCTGCTGGGCTCTGCCCACGGCCCTGGCGTCTGACTCCCCTGGGACTCCCAGGCCCTCTGTGGAGGCAGAACGGCACCACCCCCCTGCTCAGACACCTCCCCTACAGCAAGGGCAGCCCTCAAGGCTGCACCAGGGTCTCAAATGGGTTTAAAAGGAGCCCAGGGAGAGCCTGCACCGCACCCTGCTCTGAACATTACGGCAAGCCTCACTTCCGGTCTGAACATTACGGCAAGCCTCACTTCCGGGCTGAACATTATGGCAAGCCTCACTTCCGGTCTGAACATTACGGCAAGCCTCACTTCCGGGCTGGAATCTGCCTTCTGGGGTTCCTTTGCCCCCATGTGGTGCAGAGCGGGCACCTGTGCCCACGGACTCGCTGCCCCACACTCCCggccctttcctcctcctccagcctgcCCTCCCTCCGTGTGGCCCGGGGTCCATCTCCTGCGGCCCCGCTGTCGTGTCAggtggcctggggctggggccagggccacTGGAGAGCATGTTAAGGAAGGGAGTCACAGATTTGTCTCAACAGGGGAACAAGGAGGCTTAAACACTAGCCTGGGAAATTTAGCTTTTTCCAAAAATATCTCATAAGTTTGGGAAGATGACAAAAAAGAAGACCCAATTACTAAGTtactttcccagataaacaagAGGACTTACTAGGACTTTTCTTTTGCCCAGCAGCCCGGCCAGTGCCACGGTTCCTTTGCAATGTTCTCATCCCATCCCCAAGGGGAAACAGGTTTCTCTTTCTAGGACACAAGGTGCCCAACTTATTGTTGGCACTCAGCAAACAGCTCAAAGCACCCACTGGCAGGCCAGGGGCAGGGCTCCATACTCCCCAGAGACAGCTGGGCACCAGGAGCTAAAATGACAACGTGGTCACCTTGAAGCCTGTGCTCAGAAGAGACCCTTCAGGCCTGCCCTGTGCCCCGCACCACCTCGCCAGGCTAGTCACTGAGGAGCACACAGGGCTCCGAGGACACACTTGTGTGTGTTCCTTCCTGAATGGTTCTTCAAATGAAAAGCCacactaggccaggcgcggtggctcatgcctgtaatcccagcactttgggaggccgaggcgggaggatcaccttaagtcggtagttttgagaccagcctgaccaacatggagaaaccccgtctctactaaaaatacaaaaaaatcagccgggcgtggtggtgcatgcacgtaatcccagctacttgagaggctgaggcgggagaatcccttgaacccgggaggtggaggttgcagtgagccaagattgcgccattgcactccaacctgggcaatgagcgaaacgccgtctcaaaaaaaaattaagccacgCCAAAGTCTTCCCAACAAAATCAATTCCCCTCGTGTGCCCACAAAAGCTAAAATAAAGGAATGGCTGGTAAGGACACATGTTGGACTcggaaaatattaaaatgcaataCTGTAACGACAGCTTATTCTTTAATAAAAGTCAGGGGTGTCAGCTGCGTCACTGGTAAGACGTGGTGGCGCTCCACGACCGACCAGCAGCGCTGGGAGGGGACACGCAGAACCCACCTTCCAACCACGCCCAACGCATCACAGAAATGCCTGCTCGTTTGTTTTGATTCatatacaaaattacaaaatatttcctgCCCCAAATTCTTAacgaaaatgaaagaaaaccctAGAATGCGGTGGTTTTACAAATATATTAGCCCAGAACATCCTAGGCAGCTGCGCGGGCCGCGAGTGCGGCAGGGCGCAGGGCAGCACCCAGAGCCCCGGCCAGCGCGAAACGGACGCAGGCGCATCCCCAGCCCTCCGTGGCGTCTCAGAAGCAGATCGCTCAGGCCTGGCCCGATCGGGTTTGGTGTTGCCTCCGGAAGTCGAGACGACGGTGCTGCTCAGTATCTTCCGCCTTTCCGCACTATGGTGGGCAGGCGACACTGCTGCGGGGCAGGCTTAAGGTCCTTCCGCGGATCTGTCtgtcaaagaaaaattacagacACAAAATTCAGTGGCGGCCTGGGCTGGGTCGAAGAGCAGCGCTGTCAGAGAAGCTGGTTCCGCGCTACCTTCTTGCTCGCAGGGATGCACTTCAAGGGTCTCAGCACCGGCACTCTTCCATTTGTTCCAGATCCAAGCACGGACTGCAGCGTGGGGCTGGAGTAAGACGACAGTTTGACCACTCCCGAAAGCTTTAGTTTGGGCAGTTCCATGACATAGGCTGGTCCTTGTCTCTTGGGATGGTCCTCCTCTTGCTCTAGGGACTGTTTcttgaaacagaacagaggccagATGGACATAAAACGCTTTCTGCTTTATGGAAATTAGGAAAAACGAAAGAGGCTCTTTTGTATTGCTTTTGCCTAATACAATTTCTTGACCATGAGATGTGACTGGGACACATCCACCAGGTCCCAGACACCCCAAGGGAGTGGCTGCTCACTAGAGTCCCACAGGGGAGGCCAAACCTTCAGGGGGAACCTGAAGAATGCCAACTGCGAGCTGAGCAGTGCGGGCGGCAAAGGGCTCGCGGGCTGTGGTGCCCacacctcctgcctcctgctctAGCTCCAAGGTCTCACACCCTGATCTGCCTGTCGCCTGGTTTTGGGTGGCTTGTGAGCTAAGGATGGTTTTacatttggggttttttgtttttgttttgttttttgcgaCACGGTGTTTGTTGCTCTGTAgcgcagactggagtgcagtggtgcaatcttggctcactgtagcctcagcttcctaggctcaggcgatcctcctgcctcagcctcccaagtagctgggaccaaaggcacacaccacacccagctaatttttaaaacagatggGGTGGTGGGGCAGTGGTCTtgcctacgttgcccaggctggtctcaaactcctggcctcaagtgaccctaccttggcctccctaagcactgggtttacaggtgtggcCCACCGCATCCACccggtttttatattttttaatgattgaaaaaaaaagtttcatggcatgtgaaaattatgtgaaattcaaattttagtgtcCCCAGTTCTACTGTAACGCAGCCTCCATGTGGTTCATGTGTTGCCTCCAGCTGTTTTCACACCGCAGCAAAGTGGGGAGTGTAACGAACACCCCACGGCCGTGGGGCCTAAAATATTTCCTATCGGGCCCTTAGAGAAAAGCATGCTGACCTCGGATGTGACTGAGGGTGGGGACTTGGGTGAATGCCGGCCAGGAGTGACATCAAGGGTTTGAAGCAGACCCTCTGTCCAGGAGGGAGCGGAGGCAGAGCAGGGACAGTAGTGAGAAGGCCACCTGTGGTGACTTAGGCAAGGTGAGGAGGACGTAGGAGGCAAGAAGGCGAAGCCCCTGTGGGATGAAGGAAGGGTCCACGGGGGGCCTGGGCAGTTGACGAAGTTGCCACTGCCGGAGGGAAGTCCACGGGAAGCCACAGGGAAAAAGCACGTTTGGGGAAAGATCAGGAGGAGTTTCAGCAAGTTTGTCTTTTGGACATTCAAGTGGAGCTGTCAAATCGGGGGCCAACGGGACACAGGAGCCTGGCTTTCTGGAGAGCAGCCTGACTGCAGCTCTGGGTTCCCAGCTCCCAAGCGGTCAGGGAGCACTCGGTAAAGGCTGGGAGGAGCGAGTGACGTACAGACGACCAAACAGATGAATGATGGAAAGGCACGCTGTCACACTGTTGGGGTGCCAGCCCAGAACTGGGAGACTGGTGCGACCCTGCCAGCAGGTGACACAGGACTGCACCAGGCTAGGATGCCACACGGTAGGTGGGAAGGTGAAGGCACTGAGGAGTGAAGCTGGCATTTCTCAACCCAAAATGTGTACAACCTCTGCTGATGGGACGAAGTGCTCATCTGGGGCCAGGCAGAGACAGCGACTTGAGACCTGTCACTGGCTGGGTGGGTGACTTGGGCCTAGGACTTAAGGCCTGTCACTGGCTGGGTGGGTGACTCGGGCCTAGGACTTGGGGCCTGTCACTGGCTGGGTGGGTGACTTGGGCCAGCATTGCATCTTCTTGGCGCCTCCCTCCAGGGCCGTTCTGAGGGGCAATGTCTGCACGGTGCTTTGGCATAGAACCTGGCACCTGCACGTGGTCATCAGGACAGACACAAAAGTTGATGCAAGcgtcccctctctgggcctgctCACATGGGATATTCGTCATCAATTCTTAGCTACTGGGGCAGAAAGGGCTTGAGCAAATAGAACTGGGGTCCCTGATGTCCCAACACATGGAGCCATCAACTCGCATGCTGTTCAGGCCTTGACTGACAATGTGGTATGCCACAGCCTCCACAGGTGGCGTCCTCCTCAGAGAGACACAGGCCACCTGAGGGCATCCAGTCCTGGCTGAGCTAGGCAGTCTCTGGCTCCGATTTCGCTTAGTACCTGCTTTCTGCCCTCCTTGGAAATCTGGCAGCTGTTACTGAGTGGTTCCGGTGCCACAGGGTGCTCCGGAAAGACAGCTTTTCTGTGGCTGCCCAGAGCCCGCTTCTCTGTTTTCCTAcggggaaggagaagagaacGGAGCAGCTCCACTGAGAGCCCGTGGAGCACACGGCCTATTGGCTTGTCTCCAATTTGTCTACTGTGTGAGTTGTCACTAGCTCTTCTTTTCCGCCTGAGCTGTAAtcaggagacttttttttttttcttttctgtctcagcCTGACAGTCTCTGGGCCAGGAACAGAGCTGGCTCCACGAACCAGAAGCACTGCCTACCCAGGGACTCGCAGTTTCAGATCAAACTGTCACCTCCACAGTTACGCAAACAGGAGTGTCCAGAGGTACGGAATTAGATGACCTCAGGGTAGACATGTCTTAGATTCACATTCAGCAGGTACTTCCAGTGCCAGGTGACATTCAAAGTGCTCTAACATCTCAGAATGCATCCTGTTCACACCATTTACAAGGGCCGCACACCAGGCTCTTCTAGAAGGCTTACTACCCGTAGCCTTGGCGTCAACCGCAAAGTGGACAGCCAGCCCCTCTTTCTCCTGCCATGGAGCTGCTAACATCCTCATTTTGGGGAGGATGCACCAGAATGCAGCAAGGTGTGGGCCCCAAGAGGCCCTGACCACTCTTCAGGATAGAGAGCGCGATTCCCAAGAACCAGGGACCCTCCAGAGGGCAGTCCCTTGCCCCACCATGTGCCCATGGGTCTCATTTGCCAGGTCCTGCATCTGCCCCACCGAACCCACGAGAGTGCCTACCTCTGTTCTTGGAAGTAGGGGTGCTGCAGGGCCTGGTGGGCGGCGATTCTCTCATCGGGATCGTAGGCCACCATTGCGTGCAAGAGGGAGAGGCATTGTGGGGACAAATTGGTTGTCAGTAGAGGTATTCCTGATccctttttaaaaggaaaatcaaaattcATAGCTCTCGACCTGTATTAAAAGCCCAATGATAATAAATGGTCATGCCGTCACTGAGCGCACCGGCGGTCCACCATCACAACTAAGGGCTCTGTGTGGTGGGGAACGGTTTATGACTGCAGAGTCTACACCTGTCCCAGCCCACAGAACGTGCACCACCAAGAGGGACCCCTGATGTAAATGATGGGCTCTGTGTAGTAATGAGATATCCACGGTTCATCGACCATAACAAACACACCACTCGAGGCGGGTGCTGA
The genomic region above belongs to Pongo pygmaeus isolate AG05252 chromosome 15, NHGRI_mPonPyg2-v2.0_pri, whole genome shotgun sequence and contains:
- the MOK gene encoding MAPK/MAK/MRK overlapping kinase isoform X7, with product MHYMYQLCKSLDHIHRNGIFHRDVKPENILIKQDVLKLADFGSCRSVYSKQPYTEYISTRWYRAPECLLTDGFYTYKMDLWSAGCVFYEIASLQPLFPGVNELDQISKIHDVIGTPAQKTLTKFKQSRAMNFDFPFKKGSGIPLLTTNLSPQCLSLLHAMVAYDPDERIAAHQALQHPYFQEQRKTEKRALGSHRKAVFPEHPVAPEPLSNSCQISKEGRKQKQSLEQEEDHPKRQGPAYVMELPKLKLSGVVKLSSYSSPTLQSVLGSGTNGRVPVLRPLKCIPASKKTDPRKDLKPAPQQCRLPTIVRKGGRY
- the MOK gene encoding MAPK/MAK/MRK overlapping kinase isoform X9, with translation MNFDFPFKKGSGIPLLTTNLSPQCLSLLHAMVAYDPDERIAAHQALQHPYFQEQRKTEKRALGSHRKAVFPEHPVAPEPLSNSCQISKEGRKQKQSLEQEEDHPKRQGPAYVMELPKLKLSGVVKLSSYSSPTLQSVLGSGTNGRVPVLRPLKCIPASKKTDPRKDLKPAPQQCRLPTIVRKGGRY